The sequence ACTCAATATCATCTACATTAAATAGCCcatcaaacattttatttacattgaacAATTTGTGATTTTGCAAAGTGTTTTACAATCAGGCTGTGGATTTTGACTATCAATCGCACTCCTCCTAATTCTCAGTAAAGAGCCAGGAGCGTTATCATGCTCCATACGCAATGTCACTGtaagatgctgataattaactaatcatacaattgtctatgttcattttatattaaacattaactattttctttaaattataaaaattaactcatattgccagaaattcatgaaataatataatagaaTATTACACCTAtcataaagatttcctaaagtttttgaacatttataattACTTGTTTTTGAAACCTAATccttttttcctaacctactgcaaaatcagcaaaaatgccttggCACTTATGGCATAGCGCCTAGAAAATCAGTTGGCACCCAAAGGGTTAAGGAAACAAATTGACCCTGGTGCAATTTCAGTGTTAACATAATTTCACGGCATTCTCATGTACTGCCCTGATAATTAAACAGCTCTTGGTGGGTTAACATGAAGGTCAATTTTTGGATCCTGTCATAtagggcaaaaaatattttattacttgaaGATACATTTGTTGAAATATACCATGAGTGATCAAGATTTCTATAGGATAAGCTGGCTAAGATTTCTCATTGCCTTTCAGATGGCTGAAAGAAATCAACCCCCACGCAGGTCGCAGAGAACACAACCACCATCGAGGGTTGAGTCAGAAAATAGTCGTAGGCTCAGAGAAGAAAGAGCAGATGCTGCCGCTGCAGCAATCCAGTTGGCGCTTCAGCGTCAACAGCAGCAAAATGTCGCCAT comes from Ischnura elegans chromosome X, ioIscEleg1.1, whole genome shotgun sequence and encodes:
- the LOC124171775 gene encoding uncharacterized protein LOC124171775, whose protein sequence is MAERNQPPRRSQRTQPPSRVESENSRRLREERADAAAAAIQLALQRQQQQNVAIAPATGPHGDAAATPGGGDVPGGNRAQIPQQGANQGILQRHHTVSRRGDVPP